In the genome of Streptococcus mitis, one region contains:
- a CDS encoding pneumococcal histidine triad protein B yields the protein MKINKKYVASSVAVLALSVCSYELGRYQAGQVKKESNRVAYIDADQAGQKAENLTPDEVSKREGINAEQIVIKITDQGYVTSHGDHYHYYNGKVPYDAIISEELLMKDPNYQLKDSDIVNEIKGGYVIKVDGKYYVYLKDAAHADNIRTKEEIKRQKQEHSSNHGGGSNDQAVVAARAQGRYTTDDGYIFNASDIIEDTGDAYIVPHGNHFHYIPKSDLSASELAAAQAFLSGKGGQLSTVEYRLSRAETRFSMRTSPSEASQDSAQAPESQNEDLASLLQELYALPLSQRHVESDGLVFDPAQITKRTANGVAVPHGDHFHFIPYSQMSALEEKLARNLPIGGQPVQSHSDNTKPSSPEKTSSTPSSTIKPNFNLNTQAPNRGTGGAYTTDDGYVFSPTDVIEDTGDAFVVPHGNHFHYIPKSDLSAGELAAAQAYWNGKQGSHSAISSSKPSSDNAKPTQPSLPETPNLTVTPTYHQNQGEDIPTLLRELYAKPLSERHVESDGLVFDPAQIIKRTANGVAVPHGDHYHFIPYSQMSPLEEKLARMIAVKGQNGSVLPSVTPLKPAPTTKPQVPAENKQTELDVNQVVRKVGGGYIFEDKGVSRYVLAKDLTKDKIDVIENLLSKKTKETHALVAKKENVAPRDQEFYDKAYKLLTEAHKALSENKGRTFDFQALDKLAERLNDESSNKGKLVDDLLAFLAPITHPERLGKPNAQIAYTDDEIKLAKLAGKYTTEDGYIFDIRDITSDEGDAYVTPHMTHSHWIKKESLSEAERVAAQAYAKEKGLTPPSTENKGSGNTEVKGVEAIYNKVKAAKKVPLDHIPYNLQHTVEVKNGSLIIPHYDHYHNIKFGWFDEGLYEAPKGYSLEDLFATVKYYVEHPEERPHSDNGWGNASDHVRKNKADQDGKHNENKEHDEVSEPTRPESDEKENHAALNPSVDNLYKPSTDEEETAEESKDKTDEDEVPQVETEKVEAKLKEVETLLDKVTDAGLKANATESLSGLRNNLSLQTMDNNGIMAEVEKLLALLKGSESVTTKSEA from the coding sequence ATGAAAATCAATAAAAAATATGTAGCAAGTTCAGTGGCAGTTCTTGCCCTAAGTGTTTGTTCCTATGAACTTGGTCGTTATCAAGCTGGTCAAGTTAAGAAAGAGTCTAATCGAGTTGCTTATATAGATGCTGATCAGGCTGGTCAAAAGGCAGAAAATTTAACACCAGATGAAGTCAGTAAGAGAGAGGGGATCAATGCCGAGCAAATCGTCATTAAGATTACGGATCAAGGTTATGTGACCTCTCATGGAGACCATTATCATTACTATAATGGCAAGGTTCCTTACGATGCTATTATCAGTGAAGAACTCCTCATGAAAGATCCGAATTATCAGTTGAAGGATTCAGACATCGTCAATGAAATCAAGGGTGGCTATGTGATTAAGGTAGACGGAAAATACTATGTTTACCTCAAGGATGCGGCTCATGCGGATAATATTCGGACAAAAGAAGAGATTAAACGTCAGAAGCAGGAACACAGTAGTAATCACGGGGGCGGTTCTAACGATCAGGCAGTAGTTGCAGCCAGAGCCCAAGGACGTTATACAACGGATGATGGTTATATCTTTAATGCATCTGATATCATTGAGGACACTGGTGATGCTTATATCGTACCTCATGGTAATCACTTCCACTATATTCCTAAGAGTGATTTGTCTGCCAGTGAATTAGCTGCTGCCCAAGCCTTCCTATCTGGAAAAGGCGGTCAATTAAGTACGGTTGAATACCGTTTAAGCAGAGCTGAAACAAGATTTAGTATGAGAACGAGTCCATCTGAGGCTTCTCAAGATTCTGCCCAAGCTCCTGAGAGTCAAAATGAGGATTTAGCTAGTCTCCTTCAAGAATTGTACGCTTTGCCACTTAGCCAACGTCATGTGGAGTCTGATGGATTGGTATTTGACCCGGCACAGATTACAAAACGAACTGCCAATGGTGTGGCAGTTCCTCACGGGGATCATTTCCATTTCATTCCTTATTCACAAATGTCTGCTTTGGAAGAAAAATTGGCTCGAAATTTGCCAATTGGAGGTCAGCCAGTTCAAAGTCATTCTGACAATACGAAACCAAGCAGTCCTGAGAAAACAAGTTCAACACCAAGTTCAACGATTAAACCAAACTTTAATCTCAATACGCAGGCACCAAATAGAGGAACTGGAGGGGCCTATACAACGGATGATGGGTATGTCTTTAGTCCGACAGATGTGATTGAAGATACAGGTGATGCTTTTGTTGTCCCTCACGGCAATCATTTCCACTATATTCCTAAGAGTGATTTGTCAGCAGGAGAATTAGCTGCTGCTCAAGCTTATTGGAATGGTAAACAGGGCTCACATTCTGCTATAAGTTCAAGTAAACCAAGTAGTGATAATGCTAAACCAACTCAACCAAGTTTGCCAGAGACTCCTAATCTGACTGTCACTCCAACTTATCATCAAAATCAAGGGGAAGATATTCCAACACTTTTACGTGAATTGTATGCCAAACCTTTGTCAGAACGACATGTGGAATCGGATGGCCTAGTCTTTGATCCGGCACAAATTATCAAACGTACAGCTAACGGTGTCGCAGTGCCTCATGGAGACCATTATCACTTTATTCCTTATTCGCAAATGTCACCGCTGGAAGAAAAATTGGCTCGTATGATAGCTGTTAAGGGACAAAATGGCAGTGTCTTGCCAAGTGTTACTCCTCTGAAGCCAGCCCCTACTACCAAACCTCAAGTACCAGCGGAAAATAAACAGACTGAACTTGATGTCAACCAGGTTGTTAGAAAAGTTGGCGGCGGTTATATTTTCGAGGATAAGGGAGTCAGTCGTTACGTTCTAGCTAAAGATTTGACCAAGGATAAGATTGATGTTATTGAAAATCTCTTGTCTAAGAAAACTAAAGAGACACACGCTCTAGTTGCGAAGAAAGAAAATGTCGCTCCTCGTGATCAAGAATTTTATGATAAAGCATATAAATTGTTGACCGAGGCTCATAAAGCCTTGTCTGAAAATAAGGGTCGTACTTTTGATTTCCAAGCCTTGGACAAGTTAGCAGAACGCTTGAATGATGAATCTTCTAATAAAGGAAAATTGGTAGATGACTTATTGGCATTCCTAGCACCAATTACCCATCCAGAGCGACTTGGAAAACCAAATGCTCAAATTGCTTATACAGACGATGAAATTAAATTAGCGAAATTAGCAGGTAAGTATACAACAGAAGATGGATATATCTTTGATATTCGTGATATTACCAGTGATGAGGGAGATGCTTATGTAACTCCACATATGACCCATAGTCACTGGATTAAGAAAGAGAGTTTGTCTGAAGCTGAAAGAGTGGCAGCTCAGGCTTATGCTAAAGAGAAAGGTTTGACACCTCCTTCAACAGAGAATAAGGGTTCAGGAAATACTGAGGTTAAAGGAGTAGAAGCAATCTATAATAAAGTGAAAGCAGCTAAGAAGGTCCCACTTGATCATATTCCTTACAATCTACAACATACTGTTGAAGTTAAAAATGGTAGCTTAATTATACCTCATTACGACCATTACCATAATATTAAATTTGGTTGGTTTGACGAAGGACTCTATGAAGCACCTAAGGGTTATAGCCTTGAGGATCTCTTTGCGACTGTAAAATATTATGTTGAACATCCTGAAGAACGTCCTCACTCAGATAATGGTTGGGGAAATGCCAGCGACCATGTTCGTAAAAATAAGGCAGACCAAGACGGTAAACATAATGAAAATAAGGAACATGATGAAGTAAGTGAGCCAACTCGCCCTGAATCTGATGAAAAAGAGAATCACGCTGCTTTAAATCCTTCAGTAGATAATCTTTATAAACCGAGTACTGATGAAGAAGAGACAGCGGAGGAGTCTAAAGATAAAACAGACGAAGATGAAGTCCCTCAAGTAGAGACTGAAAAAGTAGAAGCCAAGCTCAAAGAAGTAGAAACTTTACTTGATAAAGTAACGGATGCTGGTTTGAAAGCCAATGCGACAGAGAGCCTATCTGGTTTACGAAATAACTTGAGCCTCCAAACCATGGATAATAATGGTATCATGGCAGAAGTAGAAAAATTACTTGCTTTGTTAAAAGGGAGTGAGTCAGTAACGACGAAATCAGAAGCATAA
- a CDS encoding adhesion protein, whose translation MKKQSLFLVLLSVFLLCLGACGQKESQTGKGMKIVTSFYPIYSMVKEISGDLNDVRMIQSSSGIHSFEPSANDIAAIYDADVFVYHSHTLESWAGSLDPNLKKSKVKVLEASEGMTLDRVPGLEDVEAGDGVDEKTLYDPHTWLDPEKAGEEAQIIADKLSEVDSEHKETYQKNAQAFIKKAQELTKKFQPKFEKASQKTFVTQHTAFSYLAKRFGLNQLGIAGISPEQEPSPRQLTEIQEFVKTYKVKTIFTESNASSKVAGTLVKSTGVGLKTLNPLEADPQNDKTYLENLEENMSVLAEELK comes from the coding sequence ATGAAAAAACAAAGTTTATTTTTAGTATTGTTAAGTGTCTTTCTTTTGTGTTTAGGGGCCTGTGGTCAAAAGGAAAGCCAAACAGGAAAAGGGATGAAAATTGTGACCAGTTTTTATCCTATCTACTCTATGGTTAAAGAGATATCTGGTGATTTGAATGATGTTCGGATGATTCAGTCAAGTAGTGGGATTCACTCCTTTGAACCTTCAGCAAATGACATCGCGGCCATCTATGATGCAGACGTCTTTGTTTATCATTCTCATACGCTCGAATCTTGGGCAGGAAGTTTAGATCCCAATCTAAAAAAATCTAAAGTCAAGGTTTTAGAGGCTTCAGAGGGAATGACTTTAGACCGCGTCCCAGGGCTAGAAGATGTGGAAGCAGGGGATGGAGTTGATGAAAAAACGCTCTATGACCCTCACACATGGCTAGATCCAGAAAAAGCTGGCGAAGAAGCGCAAATTATCGCTGACAAACTTTCAGAGGTGGACAGTGAGCATAAAGAAACTTACCAGAAAAATGCGCAAGCCTTTATCAAAAAAGCTCAGGAATTGACTAAGAAATTCCAACCTAAATTTGAAAAAGCGAGTCAGAAAACCTTTGTAACACAACATACAGCCTTTTCTTATCTAGCTAAGCGATTTGGACTGAATCAATTGGGTATTGCAGGTATCTCTCCTGAACAAGAACCAAGTCCAAGACAACTAACTGAAATTCAGGAATTTGTTAAAACTTATAAGGTTAAGACGATTTTTACAGAAAGTAACGCTTCTTCAAAAGTAGCTGGAACTCTTGTCAAATCAACAGGTGTGGGTCTTAAAACTCTAAATCCTTTAGAAGCAGACCCACAAAATGACAAGACTTATCTAGAAAACCTTGAAGAAAATATGAGTGTTCTAGCAGAAGAATTGAAATGA
- a CDS encoding amino acid permease — translation MNIFRTKNVSLDKTEMHRHLKLWDLILLGIGAMVGTGVFTITGTAAATLAGPALVISIVISALCVGLSALFFAEFASRVPATGGAYSYLYAILGEFPAWLAGWLTMMEFMTAISGVASGWAAYFKGLLSQYGIALPQALNGTFNPQAGTFVDLLPILVLVLVTSLVLLNAKAALRFNSILVILKFSALALFVLVGIWHIKLDNWSNFAPYGFGQIYGASTGIMAGASLMFFGFLGFESISMAVDEVKTPQKNIPRGIVLSLSIVTILYALVTLVLTGVVHYSHLNVDDAVAFALRSVGISWAANYVSLVAILTLITVCISMTYALSRMIYSLARDGLMPAAFKELTKTSKVPKNATILTGLASAVAAGIFPLASIAAFLNICTLAYLMMLAYGLIRLRKEKGMPKAGEFKTPLVPLLPILSIIICLSFMLQYNMETWIAFLVALLVGSMIYFTYGYKHSTIEE, via the coding sequence ATGAATATATTTAGAACAAAGAATGTTAGTTTGGATAAAACAGAGATGCACAGGCATTTGAAGTTATGGGATTTGATTTTGCTGGGTATCGGAGCCATGGTTGGTACAGGTGTTTTTACAATTACAGGTACTGCAGCTGCAACGCTTGCTGGTCCAGCCCTAGTGATTTCAATCGTCATTTCTGCCTTGTGCGTTGGATTATCAGCCCTCTTTTTTGCAGAATTTGCTTCGCGAGTACCTGCTACAGGTGGTGCCTACAGCTATCTCTATGCTATATTAGGAGAATTCCCTGCTTGGTTGGCTGGTTGGTTAACCATGATGGAGTTCATGACAGCCATATCAGGCGTAGCTTCGGGGTGGGCAGCTTATTTTAAAGGCTTGCTCTCTCAATACGGGATAGCCCTTCCTCAGGCTTTAAATGGGACCTTTAATCCTCAAGCAGGGACATTTGTTGATTTATTGCCTATTCTTGTCTTGGTCTTGGTGACCTCGCTTGTTTTACTCAATGCTAAAGCAGCCTTACGCTTTAATTCTATTCTAGTGATTTTGAAATTTTCCGCTTTAGCTCTCTTTGTTTTAGTAGGAATCTGGCATATCAAACTTGATAACTGGAGTAATTTTGCTCCCTATGGTTTTGGACAAATCTATGGTGCTAGTACTGGTATTATGGCTGGTGCATCCTTGATGTTTTTCGGTTTTTTGGGATTTGAATCCATCTCTATGGCTGTAGATGAAGTCAAGACTCCTCAAAAAAATATTCCTAGAGGGATTGTCTTATCGCTTTCTATCGTAACTATTCTCTATGCCTTGGTGACGCTTGTCCTGACTGGTGTGGTTCACTATAGTCATCTAAATGTCGACGATGCCGTTGCCTTTGCCCTTCGTAGTGTTGGGATTAGTTGGGCAGCCAACTATGTGTCATTAGTGGCTATCTTGACCTTGATTACAGTTTGTATTTCGATGACCTATGCCCTATCGCGTATGATTTACAGTTTAGCGCGTGACGGATTGATGCCTGCCGCCTTTAAAGAACTAACGAAGACTAGCAAGGTACCCAAGAATGCTACTATCTTGACGGGTCTAGCTTCAGCAGTAGCTGCAGGAATATTCCCACTAGCCAGTATCGCAGCCTTCTTAAACATTTGTACCTTGGCCTACTTGATGATGCTTGCTTACGGCTTGATTCGTTTACGGAAAGAAAAAGGAATGCCCAAAGCGGGCGAATTTAAAACACCATTGGTACCTCTGTTACCGATTTTATCAATCATCATTTGTTTATCCTTTATGTTGCAGTATAATATGGAAACTTGGATTGCTTTCCTAGTTGCGTTGTTAGTAGGAAGTATGATTTACTTCACTTATGGCTATAAGCATTCTACCATAGAAGAATAA
- a CDS encoding thioredoxin, translating to MKKAMFAGLSLLSLVVLIACGEEETKKTQAPEQAPKQQQQTPVQQIAVGKEAPDFTLQSMDGKEVRLSDYKGKKVYLKFWASWCGPCKKSMPELMELAAKPDRDFEILSVIAPGIQGEKTVEQFPQWFQDQGYKDIPVLYDTKATTFQAYQIRSIPTEYLIDSQGKIGKIQFGVISNADAEAAFKEMN from the coding sequence ATGAAAAAAGCAATGTTTGCTGGCTTAAGCCTCTTGTCATTAGTCGTTTTAATAGCTTGCGGGGAGGAAGAAACTAAAAAGACTCAAGCACCAGAACAAGCCCCAAAACAGCAGCAACAAACGCCTGTACAACAAATTGCTGTTGGAAAAGAAGCTCCAGACTTCACCTTGCAATCCATGGATGGTAAAGAAGTTAGGTTATCTGATTATAAGGGTAAAAAAGTCTACTTGAAATTTTGGGCTTCATGGTGTGGTCCATGTAAGAAAAGTATGCCTGAGTTGATGGAATTAGCTGCGAAACCAGATCGTGATTTCGAAATTCTTAGTGTCATTGCACCAGGAATTCAAGGTGAAAAAACTGTTGAGCAATTCCCACAATGGTTCCAAGATCAAGGTTATAAGGATATCCCAGTTCTTTATGATACCAAAGCAACCACCTTCCAAGCTTATCAAATTCGAAGCATTCCTACAGAATATTTAATTGATAGCCAAGGAAAGATTGGAAAGATTCAATTTGGTGTCATCAGCAATGCGGATGCGGAAGCAGCCTTTAAAGAAATGAACTAG
- a CDS encoding cytochrome C biogenesis protein: protein METLVFSISVFLAGVLSFFSPCIFPLLPVYTGILLDDQESAKSFSLFGRKVLWSGLIRTLCFIAGISLIFFILGFGAGYFGNILYANWFRYTMGTIIIILGLHQMEIFHFKKLEVQKSFTFKKSEANRYWSAFLLGITFSFGWTPCIGPVLSSVLALAASGGNGAWQGAIYTLIYTLGMAIPFLVLALASGVVMPYFSKIKRHMMLLKKIGGFLIILMGILLILGQVNVLAGIFE from the coding sequence TTGGAAACGCTAGTATTTTCAATCTCCGTTTTTCTAGCAGGGGTCTTGTCCTTCTTTTCTCCCTGTATTTTTCCTCTGTTACCCGTTTACACTGGAATTTTGCTGGATGATCAGGAAAGTGCAAAAAGTTTTTCCTTATTTGGGAGAAAGGTTCTTTGGTCGGGTCTGATTCGAACGCTTTGCTTTATTGCAGGTATTTCTCTTATTTTCTTTATTCTAGGATTTGGTGCTGGTTACTTTGGTAATATTCTCTATGCCAATTGGTTTCGCTATACTATGGGTACGATTATTATCATTTTAGGCCTTCACCAGATGGAAATTTTTCATTTTAAGAAATTAGAGGTTCAAAAAAGCTTTACTTTTAAGAAATCAGAAGCCAATCGTTATTGGTCGGCATTTTTACTTGGTATTACCTTTAGCTTCGGTTGGACGCCATGTATCGGTCCAGTTTTGAGTTCGGTTTTAGCTCTTGCGGCTTCTGGTGGTAATGGAGCTTGGCAAGGTGCTATCTATACTCTTATTTACACTCTAGGGATGGCCATTCCTTTCTTGGTTTTGGCTCTAGCTTCAGGTGTAGTGATGCCTTATTTTAGTAAAATCAAGCGTCATATGATGCTACTGAAGAAAATTGGTGGTTTCCTCATTATTTTAATGGGAATTTTGTTAATACTAGGACAAGTAAATGTTCTAGCTGGAATTTTTGAATAA
- a CDS encoding methionine aminopeptidase (catalyzes the removal of N-terminal amino acids from peptides and arylamides): protein MITLKSAREIEAMDKAGDFLASIHIGLRDLIKPGVDMWEVEEYVRRRCKEENFLPLQIGVDGAMMDYPYATCCSLNDEVAHAFPRHYILKDGDLLKVDMVLGGPIAKSDLNVSKLNFNNVEQMKKYTQSYSGGLADSCWAYAVGTPSEEVKNLMDVTKEAMYKGIEQAVVGNRIGDIGAAIQEYAESRGYGVVRDLVGHGVGPTMHEEPMVPNYGIAGRGLRLREGMVLTIEPMINTGDWEIDTDMKTGWAHKTIDGGLSCQYEHQFVITKDGPVILTSQGEEGTY, encoded by the coding sequence ATGATAACATTAAAATCAGCTCGTGAAATCGAAGCTATGGATAAAGCCGGTGATTTCCTTGCAAGTATTCATATCGGCTTACGTGATTTGATTAAGCCTGGCGTAGATATGTGGGAAGTTGAAGAGTATGTTCGCCGTCGTTGTAAGGAAGAAAATTTCCTTCCACTTCAGATTGGGGTTGACGGTGCCATGATGGATTATCCTTATGCTACCTGCTGCTCTCTTAATGATGAAGTTGCTCACGCTTTCCCTCGTCATTATATCTTGAAAGATGGTGATTTGCTCAAAGTGGATATGGTTTTGGGAGGTCCAATTGCCAAATCTGATTTGAATGTCTCAAAATTAAACTTCAACAATGTCGAGCAAATGAAAAAATACACTCAGAGCTATTCTGGTGGTCTAGCAGACTCATGTTGGGCTTACGCTGTAGGTACACCGTCCGAAGAAGTGAAAAATTTGATGGATGTAACCAAAGAAGCCATGTACAAGGGAATCGAGCAAGCTGTCGTTGGAAATCGTATCGGTGATATCGGTGCGGCTATTCAAGAATACGCTGAAAGTCGTGGTTACGGGGTAGTGCGTGATTTGGTTGGTCATGGTGTTGGACCAACTATGCACGAAGAACCAATGGTTCCTAACTATGGTATTGCAGGTCGTGGACTCCGTCTCCGTGAAGGGATGGTCTTGACAATTGAACCAATGATCAATACAGGTGACTGGGAAATCGATACAGATATGAAAACTGGTTGGGCACATAAAACCATCGACGGTGGATTGTCATGCCAGTATGAACACCAATTCGTGATTACGAAAGATGGTCCTGTTATCTTGACTAGTCAAGGTGAAGAAGGAACTTATTAA
- a CDS encoding GNAT family acetyltransferase, which produces MNIWTKLAMFSFFETDRLYLRPFFFSDSKDFHEIASNPENLQFIFPSQASPEESQYALANYFMKVPLGVWAICDKKTEKMIGSIKFEKLDEIKKEAELGYFLRKDVWCQGFMTEVVRKICQLSFEEFGLKQLSIITHLENEASQKVALKAGFSLFRQFKGSDRYTRKMRDYLEFRYVKGEFNE; this is translated from the coding sequence ATGAATATTTGGACCAAATTAGCAATGTTTTCTTTTTTTGAAACGGATCGCTTGTATTTGCGTCCTTTCTTTTTTAGTGATAGTAAGGACTTCCATGAGATAGCTTCAAATCCAGAAAATTTACAATTCATTTTTCCAAGTCAAGCTAGTCCTGAAGAGAGTCAATATGCACTGGCCAATTATTTTATGAAGGTTCCTTTAGGAGTATGGGCTATTTGTGATAAGAAAACTGAAAAAATGATTGGTTCAATTAAGTTTGAGAAGCTAGATGAAATTAAAAAAGAAGCAGAACTTGGCTATTTTTTGAGAAAAGATGTATGGTGTCAAGGATTTATGACAGAGGTTGTTAGAAAAATTTGTCAGCTTTCTTTTGAGGAATTTGGCTTAAAACAATTATCTATTATTACCCATCTCGAAAATGAAGCAAGTCAAAAGGTTGCTCTTAAGGCTGGATTTAGTTTGTTCCGTCAGTTTAAGGGAAGTGATCGCTACACAAGAAAAATGCGGGATTATCTTGAATTTCGGTATGTAAAAGGAGAATTCAATGAGTAA
- a CDS encoding UDP-N-acetylglucosamine 1-carboxyvinyltransferase translates to MRKIVINGGLPLQGEITISGAKNSVVALIPAIILADDVVTLDCVPDISDVASLVEIMELMGATVKRYDDVLEIDPRGVQNIPMPYGKINSLRASYYFYGSLLGRFGEATVGLPGGCDLGPRPIDLHLKAFEAMGATVSYEGDNMKLSAKDTGLHGASIYMDTVSVGATINTMIAAVKANGRTIIENAAREPEIIDVATLLNNMGAHIRGAGTNIIIIDGVERLHGTRHQVIPDRIEAGTYISLAAAVGKGIRINNVLYEHLEGFIAKLEEMGVRMTVSEDSIFVEEQSNLKAINIKTAPYPGFATDLQQPITPLLLRANGRGTIVDTIYEKRVNHVFELAKMDADISTTNGHILYTGGRDLRGASVKATDLRAGAALVIAGLMAEGQTEITNIEFILRGYSDIIEKLRNLGADITLVED, encoded by the coding sequence ATGAGAAAAATTGTTATCAATGGTGGATTACCACTGCAAGGTGAAATCACTATTAGTGGTGCTAAAAATAGTGTTGTGGCCTTAATTCCAGCTATTATATTGGCTGATGATGTGGTGACTTTGGATTGTGTTCCAGATATTTCGGATGTAGCCAGTCTTGTCGAAATTATGGAATTGATGGGAGCTACTGTTAAGCGTTATGACGATGTCTTGGAGATTGATCCAAGAGGTGTTCAAAATATTCCAATGCCTTATGGTAAAATTAACAGTCTTCGTGCATCTTACTATTTTTATGGGAGCCTCTTAGGCCGCTTTGGTGAAGCGACAGTTGGTTTGCCGGGAGGATGTGATCTTGGTCCTCGTCCGATTGACCTACACCTTAAGGCTTTTGAAGCTATGGGTGCCACTGTTAGCTACGAGGGAGATAACATGAAGTTATCTGCTAAAGATACAGGACTTCATGGTGCAAGTATTTACATGGATACGGTTAGTGTTGGTGCGACGATTAATACGATGATTGCTGCAGTTAAAGCAAATGGTCGTACCATTATTGAAAATGCAGCCCGTGAGCCTGAGATTATTGATGTAGCTACTCTCTTGAATAATATGGGAGCCCATATCCGCGGTGCAGGAACTAATATCATCATTATTGATGGTGTTGAAAGATTACATGGAACCCGTCATCAGGTGATTCCAGACCGTATCGAAGCTGGAACATATATTTCTTTAGCTGCTGCAGTCGGCAAGGGGATTCGTATAAATAATGTTCTTTACGAACACCTAGAAGGATTTATTGCTAAGCTGGAAGAAATGGGAGTGAGAATGACTGTATCTGAAGACAGCATTTTTGTCGAAGAGCAGTCTAATTTGAAAGCAATCAATATTAAGACGGCTCCTTACCCAGGTTTTGCTACTGACTTGCAACAACCGATTACTCCACTTTTACTAAGAGCGAATGGTCGTGGTACAATTGTCGATACGATTTACGAAAAACGTGTAAATCATGTTTTTGAACTAGCAAAGATGGATGCGGACATTTCGACAACAAATGGTCATATTTTGTACACAGGTGGACGTGATTTGCGTGGGGCAAGTGTTAAAGCAACTGACCTGAGAGCTGGTGCAGCTTTAGTTATTGCTGGTTTGATGGCCGAGGGACAAACTGAAATTACCAATATCGAGTTTATCTTACGTGGTTATTCTGATATTATCGAAAAATTACGTAATCTAGGAGCGGATATTACACTTGTTGAGGATTAA
- a CDS encoding lipoate--protein ligase, giving the protein MKYIINHSNDTAFNIALEEYAFKHLLDEDQIFLLWINKPSIIVGRHQNTIEEINRDYVRENGIEVVRRISGGGAVYHDLNNLNYTIISKEDENKAFDFKSFSTPVINTLAQLGVKAEFTGRNDLEIDGKKFCGNAQAYINGRIMHHGCLLFDVDLSVLANALKVSKDKFESKGVKSVRARVTNIVNELPEKITVEEFRDLLLEYMKKEYPEMTEYVFSEEELAEINRIKDTKFGTWDWNYGKSPEFNVRRGTKFTSGKVEVFANVVESKIQDIKIYGDFFGIEDVAAVEDVLRGVKYEREDVLKALETIDITRYFAGISREEIAEAVVE; this is encoded by the coding sequence ATGAAATATATTATCAATCATTCAAACGACACTGCCTTTAATATTGCCTTGGAAGAATATGCCTTTAAACACCTTTTGGATGAGGATCAAATCTTCCTTCTTTGGATTAACAAACCATCTATCATTGTTGGTCGTCACCAGAATACTATCGAAGAAATCAACCGTGATTATGTTCGTGAAAATGGTATTGAGGTAGTCCGCCGTATCAGTGGTGGTGGAGCTGTTTACCACGATTTAAACAATCTCAACTACACGATTATCTCAAAAGAAGATGAAAACAAGGCTTTTGACTTTAAGAGCTTCTCAACTCCAGTTATCAATACACTAGCTCAACTTGGGGTTAAAGCTGAGTTCACAGGCCGTAATGACCTAGAGATTGATGGCAAGAAATTCTGTGGAAATGCCCAAGCCTATATCAATGGCCGTATCATGCACCACGGCTGCTTGCTCTTTGACGTTGATTTGTCAGTCCTTGCTAACGCCCTCAAGGTTTCAAAAGATAAATTTGAATCAAAAGGTGTAAAATCGGTTCGTGCTCGTGTAACCAATATTGTCAATGAACTACCAGAAAAAATCACAGTTGAAGAATTCCGTGATTTGCTATTGGAATACATGAAAAAAGAGTACCCAGAGATGACTGAATACGTCTTTTCTGAGGAAGAATTGGCTGAAATCAATCGCATCAAGGATACTAAGTTTGGAACTTGGGATTGGAACTATGGTAAATCACCTGAGTTTAACGTCCGTCGTGGGACAAAATTCACCAGTGGTAAAGTCGAAGTCTTTGCGAATGTCGTCGAATCAAAAATTCAAGACATCAAGATTTATGGTGACTTCTTTGGTATCGAGGACGTTGCAGCTGTAGAAGATGTCCTTCGTGGCGTCAAATACGAACGTGAAGATGTTCTTAAAGCTCTGGAAACTATTGATATTACACGCTACTTCGCTGGTATTAGCCGTGAAGAAATCGCTGAAGCGGTAGTAGAGTAA